One Gopherus evgoodei ecotype Sinaloan lineage chromosome 1, rGopEvg1_v1.p, whole genome shotgun sequence genomic window, TCAGAACGCTTCGTTCCAGCTGCTGGAGTAACGAAGTGAGCAGAGTTAGGTACAGCAGACCTGTTCATACATGGCAGCATTACAAAAGGCTTTGAACTTCTGAGTGTCATCTGCTCCTAGGAGGCAATCTCCCTGCCATCCCATTTAGCTAAAAGAGTAAGAAGTCTGCAGTCCCAAAACGTACCTATTTTCTCATGAGGTCTTGTTGCAATTTCCTCCCAGGTGTTTGTTTCAAGGTTGTATGCATGGATCTTAACAAGGACAAAGGTGACACATTAGCTCATATGGTGCTGTCAGGAAAAAATTAATAGGGAAAGGCAGCTACTGGCACGAGACCCAGTCCTGGtctggtgctgagcacccttcaGTCCCATTGCCGTCAGAAAGAACTGAGGGTACGCAACACATTAGAGCATCAGGAAACTATCTTCAACTGCCATACGCAGTGCCAAGAATGGTTTCTCTTTGCCAGCCACTATAAATAACTTTTACCCTGGTTTTGACACAAAGAGGTATCACAAAACAGTGCCCACAATAAAATCCAGGCAGAAAAGTATCACCACAACACACAAGTTTGACAGTCTGTAATAGTTACATCTagtctgaaaaaagaaaaaaaaaaaaaaaaaaaaaagtcccacgGTTGAAGGAAAGACATGCCCAGTTTAACTATATCACAGTCCTACATTTCTCTTGTTTAAGAACATAAatttctccttctccccactcccaacaGTAGTTAGTTGCATCAAGATATACTTATCTAGGAAGAAAGATACGAAGCACAAAGAACAGGAAGATGAGGACAAATCATTTGAACTGTGACAAatattttttgaagttttttgaaaatgtagcatcATTTAAAGTCCTCTTCCTGTCCCTTAAGTGTCTTGGCATCTAAAACCTATTTCCTCCACAAAAAGAAGACGTGAAAACGAAGTATTTACCATTAGAAATTGAGCACAAGTcgggggcggaggggaggaggCATATAGGAGACAGTCAGTCAGACACACACCTGACTCCCAATCATTCCATTCCCTTTAATGCTTCCAATCAATGCCTCCTTAGTTTGGCACATATAGTACATCTGGAAAGTTGCTCTAGCAGAACATCATCTATGATACTCTATGATACATCGTTTTCCTTTAACCATGTCAAGAAATTGATCCTTATCAACAGAACTACAAGTTACTTTGGGAAATTGTTGCGGTTGTTGAGAAACTACCAAATGACTTCTTAATTTGGGATTCACCACAGCAAATTGGTAGTAAACTCATTCCTTCacaattcaatattttaattacgCAAACATTTATACTCCTGAGGGAATCTGCCacatagaaaagaaagaaaaattctgcaatttttatctgtcaataaataaatgtggaggctccagcatggcagtggggagcacaagaGACTGGctacacagaggtgggagatcaccctgcagttCCATGGACTCAGCAGCGAGGCTGCACcagaccctgacacagcacaagtgCTGGGCCTGTCCCAGAGGTCCATGTCCAGCATCGGGGCATcccctgcagtgatttacctctctgtgggctgctccaggtGCCAGAAACAATGCGCTTGTGCTGCTGGGTAAGAGCATGTGACTGCtcctgtggcttccctttgcttcccccatcagaaagtcatttttccgcAGGGAAATAAAGAAATCTGCACAGCACAGAAATTCTGCATGTGCATAGTTGTGCcaaatttccccaggagtacaTTTATAACAGGTTCTTCTCCCTTCTTCTGGTAATCCCAATTCCTATCCCCTTCCCTAGTGTCAAAATAGGATGGCATGCTGGGGATGAAGAGAGAGTGCTGACTGTGCTCTGCTCTGTCTCAACCCCTCCACTGCCAAATGCCTAggtcttttcatttatttattttgatctcTTTACCTTATCCAAGGAATAAGCAGTCCAGGAAGTTCCACCTCCCAAGATATAAATCCTCTGACCATCATGTGCAATTTCATGTCTGTACCTGAGGGTGCaaagccagcatcacaagaaGTTAATAACTCCCTTGCTGTCCAGAACTGAAAGCTATTCTAAACATGACTAGCTTGAGTGGCTTAGGCTGATACAGCCTAGCTCTGTTGTCCTAAAGCAGTCTCCAGTGGCAGGAGTTTTACTTAGGTGCTTTCACGAGCAACCCAGGCAGCAAACCCAAACCCTGAGAGAAGTAAGGTATTCTTGCAACTGCCCTGCCTAAAAATAGCTTGATCATCTTCTGATCCTGTAATGTGATGTCAGATCAGACAAGAGATGGGTCACATACagcctccttcccttcctcacagTTCACCAACCAGCCAGCACAGAACCCTGCAACTGTCCTAGTGTTGTGCAGTCCAGTTTTAGTATCAAGATTGAGGCATTTGCCACTTTCTTCACTGGATCCATTCACCAGAAGTGCAAGTCTTCAGACACACACGACTATTGCTAATAAACGCGTCCATTAGCTCTTTTAATTTTTCCCACTTCAGACAAGTTACAGTGTGTTCCCTAGTCAAGGCCCTCTTGAGATAATGCATTTGCCATTCAAGCAGAGAGTCGTTTTTCATATCAAGTCTATCAAATTTCCTTTCAAAATACGCATCTTGGACCAAACGAAAGCTCGCAGGGAATGTAAAAACGTCAGCGGCTCACCTCTCCTCTGGCATGTCACAGTGCATGTTGTTTGGTTTCAGTTGTATCCATTCCCTAGTGTTAAGGTCTAATTTATGTAGATCTGTGCTATAAATGTAACCAGTTGTTCCTCCAAAAACATACAGGGATCCGTTAATGATAGCCATAGCCTGGAAGATAAGGAAAGAAAGAAGGCAGGCCTGTTAGACGTGAAGTGTTAGTTCAGTGAGTGAAGGAAGGTGAGATGTCCTGTTCTTCATGACCCACGTATACGCTACAAAACAGGCCCTTTATCACCTACAAAAGCACATTTCCAGAAAGGATGcagcagaggaggggaagaggcagcctGGAGCTGCTCACCAGGGATTAATGGAGTCATTGTAGCTGTGGACAGGTAGCTACTTCCCATAAAATGGGGCTAGGAGAAAAGCAGGTGGGGAAATGAGTGCCCCTTCGTGGAGAAAGAGCCACATCAAAGCCCATAAAGCCAGCAGGTCACTTGCTCAGTACTGGTCAATGCAGACCAGGAGCCAATGACATCGCTTGCATGAAGAGTCCcaacagagggaaggagagaagctgGTTTAGAACAAGGCTTTTCATTTCAGAATAGCGCTAAGGCCCTCCAGACTGGGCCCTCAGCAGCAGTTTGAGCCCTACCCGGAGGTGCTTGCATTTTAAATAGGCAACCCCTACTGCACTAGTTCTACCCTGAAGCGCATTGTAGAGCAAGGTTATCACACGCAGGCTTTATAGCAGGAGGGAGTTTGAAGGGGATTTGGAAGCAGAGGGACGTGTGGAGGATACAGGGAGTTCTGGGCCTATGGAGTAGCATGGGGGAAGGCAAAGATGAGCGATGGGGAGCGTGAGCCAGGATTCCTGGCAGAGTGGTAAGAAATGGGAGCAGCAATGGAATATGAAGAGGAAGAAGAGTATCACAGATCCACAAGATTGGTGCTCCGGCCCCAATGGTCTCTAGGCAGAACCCCTTGAGTGTGCCAGACCTCCAGGGTCTCACGCTTGCTCCAGAGCTTCCCTGCCTCCTTAGACTGGACATCGGGGCCGTCAGCAGCCTTGCTGCACAGCGGGAGCTCCGTTAACTGAGTCCAGCTGAGGCAGGCTTGTACAATCGTAGGGAGCAAAGCACCTCCTCCACTAACCTGGCACTGTAACACAGACGAGTTTATTAGTTGAGGGGAACATGGCACAGGGAAGTCATTGGGTAGCACGGAGAAAAGCAAGTTCCAGCACAATCTAATTGACCTCTTTGTCCCCAGTTCAGGTGTGTGTCCCCTGAAGCCCTCAGCAGCCAAGCCTTAACCACCCCCTAGTACCTTCCCAGTCCTTGCTCTGGAGCTGGGCAAACACTGCTTGGTTTCCTGCAGAGAGATGGGCCATCTAAGGTCGTTGGTTGCTAGGTATCAACGTCCTGATGACTTGATTTGCCAGTCTGCTCAGATACTCCATTGGAAGCCATTCCAACCTGTCTCTCTGAGCCTCAGGCAGAGAGCAAACCACCCTTTCTACCCCAGGTAACCCTGCAACGCATAGCGCACGCCGGCTTCagaaaaaatattacagaacatTCCCACTGTCACACTGAGAAGCTTAAATTTGATATGAGAGGCAAAATGAAGTATGTGGAAGGATTCAAAGAGGGAAAGCGACAGTCTGAATAGCAAGCAAGGTGCTCAGAGCTGCTGCGTTCTGAAtgcactaaaaaataaaaaatacaaaaaaaaaagacagatcaGTGCACTAGGGGCTGTTTGCATTTTCAAGTCCAACCACAATTAACCTTGTGAATCTGTACTGGGCTGACCAGCGATCAGAATGGTGAGCGTTTTATCACAGACATACAATTAGCACATATCAGTGACAAGGATGAAAACCCTTTGCATGGCAAACGACACATGCAAGACAGCAGACAAGGCAGCCTTTACAATTCCACAGTGTTTTAAATGTCCATCCATTTACAGCACTGGGCAAAGGTGCAGTCAAGAAGGAGGTATCACAAATGATCTCAGGCAGTAGCAGAGATGTGGACACTTCTCTGgcacacaggcagagctggggacagtgAAGATGCTTTATACATCCCTCACTTGGGACAGTACCTAGATGCAAGCGGAGATGACATCTGCTATGTGCGCGCATATGGGGATAGCCTGGTATAGATGAGTACAACCTATTTAACCCAAGAGTTATCACGAGTGGTACAAAAGTAAGAATATTAGATGTGTTCTAGAAAGACTTTACTATCTGACATTGCGGTTTGTGAGCATTAAATCTTCTGAAGTTCCCACACCACAGAAACTGACAAAaaacagccacagcagctcacAGAAGCTCCCTTCCATTGGTCGACTTTGATGCACTAACACTGCATCGGCCAATCCACTTCCATTAAAAAgttcttttaaaaacttccaagCATCTTTTCCTATTGTTCTACCACCGACAAGCCTCTGTTATACTTTTGATCTTTGACAAAGTATAAGGGCTGGTCAGCACTGGGAACTTACATTGGCATGGCTTTGTAGTtcagggggtggatttttcacacttgacaGACGTAACcatgccaacctaacccctggtgtagacaacgAGGTCgacaaaagaattcttctgtccacctCACACCAtctcctcttggggaggtggattccCTATGgcaacaggagaacccctcctgttgttATAGTAAGCGTCTACCCTGAAGTGCTGAaattgtgctgctgtagtgttttaagtgtagacacacccttccAAGGGCAACAGTCCTGGCCacaagcagaggggagggggaaggcactaGACAAAGAACCACTGAACGTCCAATGAACAGGTAGCTTAGCACATGCATATCTTCTAAGCGAAGTGGGGCAGAGTTGCATCCCACCCATTTGGGGCACTAGAAGGCTACTTAATAAGGGCTGCCTTTTGCACTCTGGGTTTCCCTTGGTACCTGTCCATATATTCGATTGGGTTTCTTCCCTCGGCAGCTGAGCAGTGCCCATCGCTTGTACTTCACGTTGCAGACGTGGATGTCGTTGCCGTTGCTCTCTCCAAATGGGATCCCAGTGCCGCCAAATACCAACAGATTGTTCCCGTGCAACACAACTAGGAAAGAGGAGCACAGGTTTGGGTCACACGCCGTACTGGGAGAACGGAAAGAGACGGCGCTATTATTGTCTCTGTTGAGAGGACAAAGAGACAACATTTCAGGCGTGTGTTGAGGGAAGGCAGAATGCTCTGCACTCAGTGCTCGTCACCAGCAGATCTTGAAGTGCGGCACAGGAGAAAGGTAAGGAGGCTTTGGTGACAGGGGCCTACAATTTCAAGATAAGCTAGTGATTTGGGAGGTCAATTTTTGGATGCCTTAAGAGAGGGCTGATTTTCAGCAAGCACTGGACACCAGTCCTCAAAGTCAGGCCCcgtcaagttgggcacccagaatcgCTCATTTTAGATTTATAGCAGGCACTTTGGGAAGCAGGTGGGTGAGATGAAAGAGGGCGACAATAATAGTGACCTACCCACAGACACAcagtaagtcgatgggagagtcaAAACAGAGCACAGCTCTCTCGGGCTTTAATTATACCATGTTCTCTTTACACAGCTGGATCTGCACAGCACTAGGGCATTCCGCTAGAACAGATTTCACAGCCGGTAACTGAATTCCCGTACTCACGTGACATGGATGCTAGTTCTCTAGGCATGTAGCCCTCGGTGCCCATTTGATGCCATGCACCTGTCGCAAAGTTATATCGCCAAAGTTCCCTGAAGAGAGGGTAGTCTTCATTCTCTGGCCCGCCAGACTCATCGTAGTCCGGGTTATACCCGCCGAACACGTACAGATTAGCATTATCTGCTACACAACGATGGCCGCTCCTTGCTGGTGGGGCTCGGTGACCTGGAGCAGGATGAAGTTATTTTTACTAAGCATAGACAGCGTGGAGAAAGCAGGGTCAGTAAGGTTTGGGGAGCCAAGGAAGGAAGGAGCTAGGTTTGCACGTTTTGGGTGGACGCTGCAGTGGATGAAATTTCAGCTTCCAACTGGAACAGCTAGAGTTAAACggcaaattttattatttttttgtgcaCATACACGTGCTAAGGAGTTGATATTTCCATTATGAGAAGATCCATCCCTCTGCAAAGGTCTTCTCTCAACACCTTGTCTCCAAGGGCCTGAATGTTACACTTCATCCTAGACTACCCTGTTCGTCCAACCAGATCTTGCCTATTCAGATGCTCCGTTATACATTGGACAGCCTCCATGATCTTTCAAATCCTTCCCCGGAGCTCTCTCTTTCAGGTTTCATTCCGGACACTGTCCCAAAggtttatattaaaaatgctgAGAGAGAACAGTGAACACACCATGATTTAGTCTCACTTCTTCCTTAATTCCTACACTACCCTTTATCGTTAGCTCCTGCTGGCCTGTGTCTAAACTGCAAGCTTTCAGGCAGGCACTTGCCGCTTGTGTGTGTCTGCGATGTCACTTGTGTGTGATATGGGACTGAGTTAAACAGTAGCTAATTAAACTTCAGCACAGCAACAATCTCCTGATAGACCAACACAAAGGCCTTAATGATACTGCCTGGAGCACAACAGGCTACATGAGGGTAGGCAATTGACAGTTCCTCCCTAGATGGAAGACCTTTGCATGCCTGCTCCTTCCCTAATGCAGGCTGCCAGTCAAATCCAGGACAACCCCACATACTGAAGTTCATGCTGGTGCCAAataaaatttggatctgcatGCTCTGCGTAGGCCTCATTCCTACTACTAGGCAGTAACAACTCTGCCACCATGAAGCAGAGCTGTCATTAATGCAGGTTCAGATTCACTCTCCTGTGCTTCCTCCTTTGCCCTTGTGCACCACTCCACACTTACACAGAAGGGAACCCCAGCACAGGACAACACACGAATCCCTCTCAGATTAGGGGCTAAAATGTAGGGGTGAGGAGGGATAGTGCCAAACAGAATAAGgtggcagaaacagcagcagcaattttACATCTTCCTGAAAGATTAAAGATCACAGGCTAAGACCTGGGACAGCTACATTCTTACTGGAGAGCGACACTGGAAATCGTCACTGCCCATGGACAAGTGATCAGAAAATAATGCTCAGCTTGTTTTAGTTCAATACACACGGAGAATCAGGTCCAGTCTTGCAGCTATGACCAGACAGGATGCTTCCTCTTCATGACCTGGAGCCACAGACAATGTGGCTAAAATAGCCAGTTGTGCTTCTCTAACTCCACCGTTTTCCTGAAATGCCCATTGGTAAGCATCACTGTCTGCTGCTTTTAAAATATCCTCAGAGCCACCCCTCTCTAGGAAAGCTAACAGCCGAAAGTCTCTCCCCGCAGGAGCCCCTCTTCCAACATCATTCTGGATAAGCAAAGGGGAAAGGACTTTTAATTGCATTTCTAACTGAGTGGACCAGTTTATTCCAGCAGTCAGATGTTCTGGAGCTGAACATACAAGAACCACACCCATATAAGAGCAAAGCCCCAGCTTGCTGACACTAGTGTAGGTATGAAGATAGCATCACCTACAGCTCAGATTGCCTGACACTTTCCTTTATAAATGACCAAAGCCAGGGTCTGATAACTTTACTTAATTTTACCCATTTGAgttgaaatttcccatgccaGGTGTTTGCCTCTGGCTTTTCTATATGCAAGTTTCAGCTagaacagttcagctgtttccaagagaGTAGGAGAAGTGTttggtcctttaaaaaaaaaaaaaaaaattcttccagccATCGCTGAGAAGCTATAGCACCTCCATGCTTTTGGCACAGGGAGATGATGTTTGGCAGGAGGGTCGCCCTGGGGTCAAGCATGCGTCTTTTTCCATGCCTATGAGAATTTTCCCAAATCTGACCAAGTTAAACTGAAAAAATGTCAGTTCACACATGTGCAGAGAGTCAAGAGTTTAGCAGCTAAATTTTTTACTGAGGATGCTCCGTCTAGGGGCTGAACTTTCCTAGCAGCTTCTAGGAAATTTTGcaattttggccttaatctctctaTTTCCCACATGCAGAATGGGAATGCTACCATGTAATCTCACAAGTGTGTCATGAAGATAACTTCATTAGTGCTTATGAAAGacaaatatcacagaaatgcCCAAGAAGAAATGATTAATTTTGTATTCAGTGCAGGTTTTGGATAGTGTACAGTAAATGAGACCAGGGGCCTGATACTGAAtatggagagaaagagaaacactGAATAACTGCCCATTtgctgaatgaagcaggggtctgAAGGCACGTGTACCAGTCATCATGAGACCTACACCTAGCGTGTTTCAATTCTCAGTTTTCTGCACAGGATAGATGGTCCATACAAGGTGATTTAGCAAGAGTACAAAAGTGCTCTTGTTTTGAAGTTGCAATTCACAAAATTCCCCATTTTAGAAAGTCAGATCAGCAAGCAACATACGGCTATGGACCAAGCACACCTTTACACACCTGTGCTTACACACACCCAAACCACAAGCACTTCTTAAGCAGCATTTGGAAAGTGCAGAATGTAGAAGAGGTTCCCATCACCCACACAGCGATCTGTGATCAGCGCCACCCACCTGCTCTGAAAGACCTCTTACGGACCTTTAGGATGGGACGAGACCGAGGGAAGCGTCTAATTAGGACCAATCGTATTTTCTTCTTAGAGCCTGTTACCACAATTACCAGCAATGAGTCAGATACATACACACAGCAATAACAGTAGCAGCAGCAAGTTAAGCATCAAGAAAAATATAAAGCATTATCACTAAAGATGGTGCAAACTATCTGTCCTGAAAGGTTAACAAGTTTTATCACCCAAAAGAAGCAGATGTGCTTAAACCGGTTCCCAGTCTGCcagattaagggcttgtctacatcagaaagttgcagcgctggtgagggagttacagcgcagcaactttgaaggtgtacacatctgcagggcaccaccagcgctgcaactccctgtttgcagcgctggccgtactcccgttttgtctcgggtgtagaggatccagcgctggtgatccagcgctggtaatccaatgtagacacttaccagcgcttttcttgacctccgtggaaggaggaagcctctggtaatcaagctggtctccttttccggtttgctctctcgttcccggaaccccgagcaagcaggtctccttccctgcggtttgcagggtggttcggggaacgcgagagcaaaccgcggcgaagctggtctcctttcccggtttgctctcgcgttcccggaaccccgagcaagcaggtctccttccctgcggtttgctgggtggctccgggaacgcgagagcaaaccgcggcgaagctggtctcctttcccggtttgctctcgtgttcccggaaccccccttgaagccgcccaacagcgctgcagcgtggccacatctaacaccacttgcagcgctggttgctgtaagtgtggccactctgcagcgctggccctatacagctgtactaatacagctgtaacaaccagcgctgcaaaattttagatgtaaacATGGCCTAAGATACAACTATTGTGTACACGTGTTCTGATCAAATTCAGTAATCAGTAGTGGAGTGCTGCCACCTTGTGGCTAGAACTCATCAGCTGTTTTATGCTGTTTCTAGGACTCAAACTGCTTTTCATAGCAGTCATCACACAGCCAATGAGCAGCAAATGGGGGATAAAACCCAACAAACTGGTGAAAAATCTTGTCACTAGCTCCATCTGTGGCACGTGTATTTTAAAGTGTGCTTTACACTGATGAGAGAGGTCCCTGTGATACTATTCTGAATCATGTTTTTCAGTTATCTGCATTAATCAATCTCTTCCCCACAGGGAGAAATCACCAGAAATGGACGACAGTTATTGGAACACACAAGTTCACCAACCCCAGCTGTCTTTCCAATGTGTTCATGAATTTGGCAGCAACATGGAAATTAACACAAGATGTGACAGTTTGTTAAAAGATCCATTTGTATCCCTACAGCAAGCCACTGGAATGGTTTGACGCAGGTATGTATTTTTAACACAACCCATGTTACAGTGCCAACAGGATTAACGTGTGACGCTCATCCAGGCCAACTGGTTAAGTTTGGTTTAGTCAACACAGGTTTAGCAACGTGATCTCAGCGCTGGGGTCAGAATGGCTCAAAGAAAAACTGGGTTTGGTCCACGCTTATTATCAGAAGATACCAGTCAAATCAAATAAACATCAAGCCAAATTCATTCAAATTCTGTTGATAAGGACGTGGCTCCCATTTTAACCATCTGTCAGATCTCTTTCAGGTATTGAGACCCAAACTTGAGTAAAATAGAACAAATGTGACCAACTTCCCTTTCCAATTCCCCCTCACTATTAacattttactctgcattgctGACACCCTTCTGGAAATGCAAAGAAAGCATTTAAAGTAATTGAAATGCTTTGCAGAGCTGAGTAACACACCAACATGCAGTGAATAAAGAAAGAGGTTTGCATGAGACAGTGGTAAGTTAAAAATTGCATACAGGATGCATTTTGGCCATCATTACCATGAAAAACAATTCCCTACCAGGACTGGCCTCCTCTACAATGCTGCTGTCCTTGTTCAATATAAGGTTATTAGTCAATGAAAAAACTA contains:
- the KLHDC10 gene encoding kelch domain-containing protein 10 isoform X4, translating into MPDNQLKDIFFFLLKRFHARTFQLRAENSPSSSLSSKETSSKKVNKEEKMLPGHRAPPARSGHRCVADNANLYVFGGYNPDYDESGGPENEDYPLFRELWRYNFATGAWHQMGTEGYMPRELASMSLVLHGNNLLVFGGTGIPFGESNGNDIHVCNVKYKRWALLSCRGKKPNRIYGQAMAIINGSLYVFGGTTGYIYSTDLHKLDLNTREWIQLKPNNMHCDMPEERYRHEIAHDGQRIYILGGGTSWTAYSLDKIHAYNLETNTWEEIATRPHEKIGFPAARRCHSCVQIKNDVFVCGGYNGEVILGDVWKLNLQTFQWVKLPALMPEPVYFHCAAVTPAGCMYVHGGVVNIHENKRTGSLFKMWLVVPTLLELSWEKLLGFFPHLATLSRSQLLHLGLTQGLIERLK
- the KLHDC10 gene encoding kelch domain-containing protein 10 isoform X3; amino-acid sequence: MDKWRDGSKKKIRLVLIRRFPRSRPILKVRKRSFRAGHRAPPARSGHRCVADNANLYVFGGYNPDYDESGGPENEDYPLFRELWRYNFATGAWHQMGTEGYMPRELASMSLVLHGNNLLVFGGTGIPFGESNGNDIHVCNVKYKRWALLSCRGKKPNRIYGQAMAIINGSLYVFGGTTGYIYSTDLHKLDLNTREWIQLKPNNMHCDMPEERYRHEIAHDGQRIYILGGGTSWTAYSLDKIHAYNLETNTWEEIATRPHEKIGFPAARRCHSCVQIKNDVFVCGGYNGEVILGDVWKLNLQTFQWVKLPALMPEPVYFHCAAVTPAGCMYVHGGVVNIHENKRTGSLFKMWLVVPTLLELSWEKLLGFFPHLATLSRSQLLHLGLTQGLIERLK
- the KLHDC10 gene encoding kelch domain-containing protein 10 isoform X2 yields the protein MSAAEGGWDGNRRRGGAGGSGSGGGCSGDGPGAVPAGGLLNRFVQLPSRPHLAGHRAPPARSGHRCVADNANLYVFGGYNPDYDESGGPENEDYPLFRELWRYNFATGAWHQMGTEGYMPRELASMSLVLHGNNLLVFGGTGIPFGESNGNDIHVCNVKYKRWALLSCRGKKPNRIYGQAMAIINGSLYVFGGTTGYIYSTDLHKLDLNTREWIQLKPNNMHCDMPEERYRHEIAHDGQRIYILGGGTSWTAYSLDKIHAYNLETNTWEEIATRPHEKIGFPAARRCHSCVQIKNDVFVCGGYNGEVILGDVWKLNLQTFQWVKLPALMPEPVYFHCAAVTPAGCMYVHGGVVNIHENKRTGSLFKMWLVVPTLLELSWEKLLGFFPHLATLSRSQLLHLGLTQGLIERLK
- the KLHDC10 gene encoding kelch domain-containing protein 10 isoform X1 codes for the protein MSAAEGGWDGNRRRGGAGGSGSGGGCSGDGPGAVPAGGLLNRFVQLPSRPHLAGSKKKIRLVLIRRFPRSRPILKVRKRSFRAGHRAPPARSGHRCVADNANLYVFGGYNPDYDESGGPENEDYPLFRELWRYNFATGAWHQMGTEGYMPRELASMSLVLHGNNLLVFGGTGIPFGESNGNDIHVCNVKYKRWALLSCRGKKPNRIYGQAMAIINGSLYVFGGTTGYIYSTDLHKLDLNTREWIQLKPNNMHCDMPEERYRHEIAHDGQRIYILGGGTSWTAYSLDKIHAYNLETNTWEEIATRPHEKIGFPAARRCHSCVQIKNDVFVCGGYNGEVILGDVWKLNLQTFQWVKLPALMPEPVYFHCAAVTPAGCMYVHGGVVNIHENKRTGSLFKMWLVVPTLLELSWEKLLGFFPHLATLSRSQLLHLGLTQGLIERLK